GCACATGAATCTACTCTCCTTTTCGTGGTGCGTATCCGGCGACGACCGCCTGCCCTAGAGCCAGTCCCCCGTCATTGGGAGGGAGGAGGCGATGGGTATGTACGAGAAAATCCTTCTCCAGCAGTGATTGGCAAACCCCTTCGGTCAAGAGCTTGTTCTGGAAAACACCCCCGGACAGAACCACGCGGTTCAGTCCGCAACGGGAGCGGATATGGCTGCAAACATCCGCCACCGCCGCGGCAATTGTGGAATGGCAGGCACGTGCCATCTCCGCCTTCGGCCGCCCGGCGGTCACATCCTCCGCCAGCGCCCGGATCATCAACCGGAAATCGATCTCGACCGTTTCGTCCCGGCGGACAAGGATATAGGGATACACCGCAGCCGTATCGCTCTGCTCTGCCAGGGCCTCCAACTCCATGGCCGCCTGCCCCTCGTAGCTGACCTTACCCCGCACCCCCGTGAGGGCGGCCACGGCGTCGAAAAGCCGGCCGCAGCTGGAGGTGAGGGGAGAATTGATCCGCCGCTCCAACATCCGGAGATACAGCAAGCGCTCCGGCTCACCGATATCTCCGAGCCATGGGAGGGGGAGATCGAAAAGCCCGGCGCCAAAGGCATCGTAAAGGTACGACAGCGCCATGCGGAAGGGTTCCTTGACCGCCGCGTCTCCGCCTGGAAGGGGAACCTGCCGGAGATGGCCGGCACGCCGGTATCCCCCGTACCCCCCCACGAGAAACTCCCCCCCCCAGATGGTGCCGTCCGTCCCGTATCCGGTGCCGTCGAAAATGACGCCGATCACCTGGCCGTCGAGGCCGTTCTCAGCCATGCAGGAGGCCACATGGGCATGGTGGTGCTGCACCGGCACCCGGCGAAGCCCCCCTCCGAGCCCCTCGGCAAAGGAGGTGGAGAGATAGTCGGGGTGGAGATCGTGGGCAACGATGGCCGGGGTTATCTCCAGGAGCCCCTGAAGGTGTGCCGTGGTCTCCGCCAGGGAAGCCAGGGTAGCGGCATTTTTAAGGTCGCCGATGTGCTGGCTCATGACAGCCCGGTCGCCACGGGCGAGGCAGATGGTCCCCTTGAGTTCCGCCCCCACGGCGAGGACGGCCGGAAGCTCCACGGGAAGGCGCACCTCCCGCGGCACGTACCCCCTGGAGCGGCGCAGGAACAGGGGGTTCCCCCGGAAGACCCGGATGACCGAATCATCGGTACGGGTATGGATCTCCCGGTCGTGAACCAGAAAACAATCGGCTATTGCCGCGAGCCGCTCCCGGGCCTCCGCGTCCCGGTAGGCGATGGGCTCGTCGGAGAGATTGCCGCTCGTCATGACGAGGGCCGTGAACCTCCCCCGCAACAGCAGATGATGGAGCGGCGTATAGGGGAGCATTGTCCCGAAGTAGCCGCCGGCGGGTGCCACCAGGGGAGAAATGCCGTTGCCGGGCCGCTTGCGCAGGAGCACGATGGGGTGCTCTGGGCCTGCCAGGAGCCGCTCCTCCACGGCATCGGGGATGGCAAAGCTCCGCACCGCCTCCAGATCGGGGGCAATGACGGCAAAGGGCTTCTCGTCCCGGCATTTTCGGCGGCGCAACTCCCGTACCGCGGCATCGTTCAGGGCGTCCACCGCCAGATGGTAGCCGCCAATCCCCTTCACGGCGACAATCTTCCCCTGGGCCAGGAGGGCGGCGGCCGTTTCCACCGGATCCCCCGCCAGCTCGCGGTCGCCGGAGTCCACAAGCCGCAGCCGGGGGCCGCAGTCGGGGCATGCCACGGGCTGGGCGTGAAAGCGGCGGTCTCCGGGGTCCTCGTACTCGGCCCGGCAGGCATCGCAGAGGGGAAAGGATGCCATGGTGGTGTTGGGACGGTCATAGGGGGCGGCGGTGATGAGGGAATAGCGGGGGCCGCAGTTGGTGCAGGTGATGAAGGGGTAGCGGTAGCGGCGGTCAGCTGGGTCGAATAGCTCCCGGAGACAGTCGGGGCAAACATCGCCGTCAGGTGCTACCCGCACCGTCCCTGCGGACCCTTCGCTGCCGAGGATGGTGAATGCCGCATCCCCCGCAGGGGGGATATCCTCCGTGGCAAGAGAGGCAATGACCGCCAGGGGGGGCGCCCCCCCCTCGATGGCGGCAACAAAGGCGGCAAGAAGCGAAGCATCTCCTTCCGCCTCGGCCACCACTCCCGCCGTGGTGTTTTTTACCCATCCGGTGATGCCGTTGCGCTCCGCAAGGCGGAAGAGGAAGGGACGAAACCCGACCCCCTGGACAATACCCTCGATGGTTATTCTCATGCGCTTGGCGTCGATCATGGACAGATGGGCGGGGCTACCCCCTCACTGCGGCTATTTGCGTGGCCAGCCAGGCGTACCAGGCGTCCATCCCCTGGCCGGTGCGGCTGGAAATCTCGAAGATGGTAATGTTCGGGCTCACCCGGCGGGCCATCTCTTTGCACTTCTCCACGTCGAAGTCCACGTAGGGGATGAGATCCACCTTGTTAAGGAGCATCACGTCGGCGGCATGGAACATGTTCGGATACTTGAGGGGCTTGTCCTCCCCCTCGGTGACCGACAACACCACCACCTTGTGGTGCTCCCCCAGGTCGAAGGAGGCGGGGCAAACCAGGTTCCCCACGTTCTCCACCAGGAGAAGGTCCAGATTGTCCAGGTCAAACTCTTCGACGGCATGGGCCACCATGTGGGCATCGAGATGGCAGCCGGCGCCGGTGTTGATCTGTTTTACCGGTGCACCGGTGGCGGCAATGCGCCGGGCGTCGTTGTCGGTCTGCTGGTCCCCCTCGATGACGGCACAGCGGTACCGCCCCCCCAGGTCCTTCAGAGTCCGCTCCAGGGTGGTGGTCTTGCCGGAACCCGGAGAACTCACCAGGTTGAGCACGAAAATCCCCCTGGCGGCGAACAGCGCCCGGTTGTCCGCGGCAAAACGGTTGTTCCGGCCAAGGATATCGGTTTCCACCGCGATCCTACGCACCTCCTTCGCTTCTCCATGGTGGTGATCATGCTGATGGGTATGTTGATGACCGTGATGGTGGTGATCATGGGGTTTTGGCTCGCAGCCGCATGTGGTGCACATAGGTTTGGCAGTACCTCCTATCCGTAATGACATGGACGGAATCTGGCGAGGCAAAATATCCTTACCTCCCCACAACTTACGGACGAGCCTATAGTATTGGTTAAAAAAGGTCAAGCTTCCTCCCTCCCCCCTTCGCCGCGAACCGTCTCGCCTCCCTTCTCATTTGTTTTGCCGGCTCTTTGTGCTATGCTTGTCACTATTATTTTCGGTTATCAAATCGCTACGGAGAACGATCCCATGCGCACAGTCCCCCTTCTTCTCGTCGCCATTTCCGCCTGCATGACCACCGGTTGCACCATGCTCATGTCCTGGAAGAGCATTCCGCCGCCGGGCGGCTGCGACCAGTGCCACTCGGTCCCCATAAGCACCAACTGGCAGGTGGCCTACAAGGCGCCAATCCTCACCGACGAGCGGGAACGTCCCTACTTCCAGACCGAGGGGTATACCATGCCCCGGCCCGACAAGCCGGCATCGTCCCTCGATATCCGGAAGGTTGAAGAGCTCCCCTGTTTCGAATGCCACAAATCCCCGACGCCGGCTCACAAGGGGAGAATAGGCAAATTCCACCACTGATTGGAAGAAACTCCCCCATGGACAAATCAGCACGCAAGACAAAAATAATAGCCACCCTCGGGCCGGTCAGTTCATCGCCTGAAATGATGGGGAAACTGATGGAGGCGGGGGCCGACCTCTTCCGGCTCAACTTCTCCCACGGCACCAACGACCAGCGGCGGGAAACCATTGCCGTCATCCGCCGCCTTTCCGCGGCCAAAGGGAAGGAAATCGGCATCCTGGCCGACCTCCAGGGGCCCAAAATAAGGACCGGACGCATGGAGGATGGGTCAATTCCGCTCCAGAAGGGTGACATCCTCGACATCACCACCGACGAGGTAAAAGGAACCTCCTCCCTCATATCCACCATCTACAAGGCACTCCCGACGGACGTTAAGCCCGGTTCCCGCATTCTCATGGATGACGGTCTCATCGAGTTGCGGGTCCAGTCCATCGAAGGCAACCGCGTCCGCTGCATCGTGGTTGAGGGGGGGACTCTCAAGGACCTGAAAGGGATCAATCTCCCCGGCGTCCATGTTTCGGCCCCCTCCCTCTCGGAGAAGGACCTGCGCGACCTGGATTTCTGCCTGGCAGAAGGAGTCGATTACATCGCCCTATCCTTTGTCCGGACCGCCGCTGACGTGGAGGATCTTAAACGGATTCTCTTCGAGAGGGGCGTTCATATCCCCGTGGTGGCCAAGATCGAGAAACCCGAGGCCCTGCGCAATTTCAAGAGCATCCTCAAGGCGGCCGACGCGGTCATGGTGGCCAGGGGCGACCTGGGAGTGGAGATCAGCGCCGAGAAGGTTCCCCTCTTCCAGAAAAAAATCATCCGCGCCTGCAACGAAGCAGGCAAACCGGTAATAACCGCTACCCAGATGCTGGAATCCATGATCAACCACCCCCGCCCCACCCGGGCCGAGACCTCCGACGTGGCCAACGCCATTCTGGACGGCACCGATGCGGTTATGCTTTCGGGTGAAACCGCCTCGGGGCAGTTCCCCCTGGAGGCGGTTCGCACCATGGTTAAGGTGGCCCTCGACGTGGAACGCTATGCCCAGATGGAAGACGCCCCCCGCCTCCGCAGGCACGGGGCGGCCATTGCCGAAGCGGTGGCCGAAGCTGCCTGCCGCGCCGCAGTCACCGTGAACGCACGGGCTATTGCGGTCATGACCCAGTCGGGGAGCACTGCGGCCCTCATCTCCAAGTTCCGGCCGCCGCTTCCCATCATCGCCTTCACCCAGTCCCTGGAGACCAGGCGGCGCCTCTCCCTCTACTGGGGGGTGAAACCCTTCGCCATCGGCCCCATGACCGGTACCGACGAACAGATCTCCGCCGTGGAGTCGACCCTCCTCTCGGGGGGGTACCGCAAGGGCGATATCATCGTCGTCACCATGGGGGTACCGGTGGAAGCCAGGGGCTCCACAAACCTCATGAAGGTCCACAAGCTGGGGACCGGGAAGTTTTTCGAGATTTTTTAAGGGAGGACCGGTTTCATGCGCAAAGTGTTCGACGAAACGAAAATAAGCCACCTGCCCCTCCGCAACCGTTTGGTCCGTTCTGCCACCTGGGAAGGAATGTGCCGGGAAGACGGGCACCCCACGGAGAAGCTGGCGGCCTACTACGGCACCCTGGCAAGGGGAGGCGTTGGACTCATCATAACCGGTTATGCCTTTGTCCGCCCCGACGGGAAGCAGCTGCCGGGCCAGCTGGGGGCCCACGAGGACTCCTTTGCCCCCGAAGCGCGGCTTTTGACCGAAGCGGTCCACAGGGAAGGGGGCAAGATCTGCCTCCAGCTGGTCCACTGCGGCGGCCAGACCACCACCAGGGCGGCCGGTTCCCAGCCCGTGGCCCCCTCCGCCGTAAAAATCGACCAGTACCCGGAAATCCCCAGGGAACTCCCTGAAGCTGAAATTGCAGAACTGGTCGCCTCCTTTGCCGCCAGCGCCATCCGCGCCCGGGAGTGGGGGTTCGACGCGGTCCAGCTCCACGCCGCCCACGGCTACCTAATTAACCAGTTCCTCTCCCCCCTCACCAACCGCCGCAATGACAGCTACGGCGGGACCCTGGAAAACCGGAGCCGTTTCCTCCTGGAAATATGCCGGGCCGTCCGTGCCGCCGTAGGCAAGGATTTCCCCCTCATGGTGAAGCTGAACGGCTCCGACAATCTTCACGGGGGGCTCGACCTGGAAGAGGCGGTCCTGGTTGCCAGGATGCTGGACGAAGAAGGAATCGACTCCATCGAGGTTTCCGGCGGAACCCCCGCCTCCGGAGGCCAGACTCCGGTCCGCCAGGGGATAGAGACCCGGGAGCAGGAGGCCTACAATCTTCCCCTCGCCTACCGGATCAAACAGGTTGTGACCTGCCCCGTCATGGTAGTGGGCGGCTTCCGCACCTTGGAACTTGTGGAAGGGGTGATCCGCCGGGACGAAGCCGACTTCGTCTCAATTTCCCGGCCCCTTATTCGCGAGCCCAACCTTCCCCGGCGCTGGGAAGAGGGGGATGAAAGCCGGGCTCGCTGCATCTCCTGCAACGGCTGTTTCAAACCGGGGATGAAGGATGGGGGAATCTACTGCGTGGTGGACAAGGTAGAGCGGGAAAGCCGGGAGTTCTCACTCTGACCCATGGCCAACATCGCCCTTCTCGTGGTCTGTTTTCTGGCGGGTATGGTCCTCCGCCGCACCGGGCGCTTCCCCGAGAATACCCCTGCGGCCCTTAACGGCTTCATTATCCACGTTTCGCTTCCAGCTGTGGCGCTGCTGCACATACACAACCTCCGCCTCGACCTCTCACTCCTCTACACGGTCTCCATGGCGTGGCTCCTATTCGGCGCGGGGTTCCTCTTCTTCCGCACCGCGGGGCGGCTGGCATCGCTTCCCAGGGAGACCGTGGGGGCGCTCATGCTCGTGGGGGGGCTCGGCAACACCTCCTTCGTGGGGCTTCCCATGATAGAGGCCTACTACGGCAAGGAATTCCTGGGCATCGGTCTCATCGCCGATCAGCTGGGTTCGTTCCTGGTCCTATCCACCCTCGGCATCCTGACCGCCACAATCTATTCGTCCGGGGATGTCTCCGGCCGCCAGATCGCCCGAAAGATCCTCTATTTCCCCCCCTTCCAGGCCCTGGTACTGGCCCTCCTCCTGAAACCGGTACCGTTCCACCCTATTGCTGTAACGGTACTCCAGAAGGTAGGCGATACCCTGACCCCTCTGGCCCTGGCCTCCGTTGGGTTCCAACTGCAGCTCTCCCACATGCGGGGGGAGTTGAAGCCACTCTCTCTGGGGCTCCTCTACAAGCTGGCCCTGGGACCGGCCCTCATCACCCTCCTCTTTGTGGGAGTCATGGGGGGAAGCGGCACGGTCATGCAGGTGACCCTCTTCGAAGCGGCCATGGCCCCCATGATCTCCGCCGGGATCATCGCCGTGGACCACCGCCTCAACCCGCCCCTGGTGGCCCTAATGGTGGGGATCGGCATCCCCCTCTCCTTTCTGACGTTGCCGGTCTGGTGGTGGCTGTTGCGCGGCGTGTAGCGGCACGACTTATTTTGTCACATCTAATCGGTACCGTGGGAAATCATGCCCAAACTCACCCTCGCGGAAAAACTCGAAATACTCGCCGACGGAGCCAAGTACGACGTCTCCTGCGCCTCCAGCGGCAGCTCCCGCCGCAACAAGGGGGGCATCGGCAACGGCGCCCAGTGCGGCATCTGCCATAGCTGGACCGCCGACGGCCGCTGCGTGTCGCTCCTCAAAATCCTCCTGACCAACGCCTGCATCTACGACTGCGCCTACTGCGTGAACCGCCGCTCCAACGACACCCGCCGGGTGATCCTCACCCCCGCCGAGGTGGCGGAGCTCACCATCGGCTTCTACCGCCGCAACGCCATCGAGGGGCTCTTTCTCTCCACCGGGGTTGTGAAGGACCCGGACCACACCATGGAGCTTCTCATTGAGGCAACCCGCATCCTGCGGGAAGAGCACCGCTTCAACGGCTATATCCACGTGAAAGTGGTCCCCGGCGCCGATCTCCTGCTGGTAGAGCGGCTGGGGCGCCTGGCGGACCGGGTGAGCGTCAACATGGAGCTTCCCAGCCGGGAGAGCCTGAAGCTTCTGGCCCCGGACAAATCGCGGGAGGCCATCGTCGCGCCCATGAAACGAGTAGGTGAACTTATCGTTCAAACAAAGGAAGAGCGGAAGGTCTCCCGGAAGATCCCCCCCTTCGCCCCGGCGGGGCAGAGCACCCAGCTCATCATCGGTGCCAGCGGGGAAAGCGATTTGCAAATCGTATCGCTTGCCGCCGGACTCTACGGGCGCCTCGCCATGAAGCGGGTCTACTACTCGGCCTTCATCCCGGTTAACATCGACTCCCGCCTCCCCTCCGTCATCGGCACCCCGCCCCTGGTGCGGGAGCACCGCCTCTACCAAGCCGACTGGCTCATGCGCTACTACGGCTTCGCCGCCGGAGAACTCCTGGACGAGGAGCGCCCCAACCTGGACCTTACCCTCGACCCCAAGGCTGGATGGGCCCTGCGGAACCTCCACATCTTCCCTCTGGAGGTGAACCGGGCCCCCCTGGAACTCCTCCTGAGGGTGCCGGGGATCGGGGTCCGGTCGGCTCAGCGGATCGCCGGGGCCCGGAGGGGCGGGCATCTCTCCCTGGATGACCTGGCGCGGCTCGGGGTAGTCATGAAGCGGGCCAGGTATTTCGTCACCGCCAGGGGGCGGTTCGCAGCCGACCTTGCACCGGACGCCGCCGGGCTCCGGGCTCGGCTCACGGAACGGACCACACCCCGCCCCCGGTGGAACCAGCCATCCCTCTTCGACGCCGCAGCAGCAATCGACATCCAATCCACCATCACGGGGGAGCTGTGATCCTGCGTTATGACGGCACCTTTGCGGGCTTTCTCACCAGCGTCTCCCTGGCCCGGGAGCGGGGGTTGGAACCCGAAGCGATTGCCGACCGGGAGCCGGAGCAGCAGGGGCTCTTCGCCACCGTAGAAACGGTGGCAACCAGCCGCGACCGGGCCGACGAGCTCTACCGGCTCATCCGCCACACCCTCACTCCCGGCGCCATGCAGACCTTCCGCTACGCTTTCCAATCCTGCGAGCCCGGCCGGGAAATCCTCCTCTTCCGCTACCTCCAACTGGGTCTGGCTACGGGAGCGCAGTTTGGCGCCATGCTGGCCCACGAGGCGGTCATTCCCGTCTGGAAACTGGCCCGGGCCGTGGGACGGGAGGCCCACCGCTACAAGGGGCTCGTCCGCTTCCAGCACCTGGAGGGTGATATCTGGTACGCCGCCATGGAGCCGGATCACTGCATCCTCCCCCTCATAGCCCCCCACTTCGCGGCCCGGTTCGCCGACCAGCGCTGGATCATCCACGACCGGCGGCGGGGAGAGGCAGTCGCCTTCGATCCGCGCCACCAAAAGTGGGCCGCGACCCCCCTGGAGCTGACCGCCACTCTCCCCTGCACCGCCGGCGAGGAATTCTTCCGGGAACTCTGGCAACGCTACTTCGACCGCCTCGCCATCGCGGAGCGCCGCAATCCGAAGCTCCAGCGGCAGAACCTCCCCCTCAAGCACCGGCGGCACCTGCCGGAGTTCGAGCAATGAACGTCAATTCTCTTTTTTTGATTTTTCGGCCGATACTGGTATCCTGTTGAAGCGGCACAGAAAAACAACACATCAGAAACATCTGAAGCTTAGAACCGATAGAGCTAAAGGAGACAAGACGTGAAACCTACGAAGGAAGAACTGGCGCTTCAGGTGGACGTGGCGGAGTGGAACTGGCTGCGGGCACACCTTGAGCGGGGCGGATTGATTGTCGTTGACCGGGAGATTGACATTGCCGAGGTAGCCGAACGGATCGCCCGGGACGATACCGAAACCGTGGGCGCCTGGATCGAGACCGGCAAGCTGTCCAAGCCAAACGATGAGCAGGTCGCCACCTGGGACGCCAACGCCGGAACCAGCTTCTCCACTCTCATCATCAGCCCCTATGTTCTCATAAAGGAGCAGTGACCATGGCCGATGCCCCAAAGCCGCCCTCCTGCGCCTCCTGCAGCGCCGTTTGGCAGAAGAGCGGCACCACCAACTGCTGGAGCAGCCCCGAAAATCGCCCCGGCCGCCCGGCCAACTGCCCGTCGAAGACCGCCCCCGAAATCATCGACGAGAGCTTTGCCCAATACCGGGGCGACAGCGACGATGCCCGCCTTGCCCGCATGGCGGCGAAAGTGGAGGGACTCTGCTACCAGAAGATGCCCGGCAGCGACGCCGTGGTGGCCCGCTGGACGCGAGTTGAGGACACCATCGCCCTGGCGAAGCTCATGGGATGGGAAAAGATAGGAATCGCCACCTGCATCGGCCTCTTGGAGGAAACGAAACAACTCGCCGCCATCCTGGAGGCCCAGGGGCTGGAAGCGGCCAGCGTCTGCTGCAAATCGGGGAGCATCGACAAGCTGGAACTGGGGTTGGAGGAAAGCGACAAGGTCCGCCCCGGCACCTTCGAGCCGGCCTGCAACCCCATCGCCCAGGCGGAGATCCTGAACCGCTGCGGCACCCAGATGAACATCATCGTCGGCCTCTGCGTGGGGCACGACATGCTCTTCACCAAGTACTCGAAAGCACCGGTCACGACGCTGGTCTGCAAGGACCGGGTCACGGGCCACAACCCCGCCGCGGTCCTCTACGGGCAGAATTTCTACTTCAAGCGTTTGCAGAAAATACCGGTGGTGGTTCCGGAAGAATAAGACAATAAACAGACCACTGCCCCCCCTACCCCTTGGGGGGGGAGGCACCCCCATCTCTCCACAAGGCAAGGAGTTCATCCGGGGGCAGGGCGCGGCCGAAGAGATGCCCCTGCCCGTGATGACACCCCTCTTCCCTCAAAAAGCGGGCCTCGGCATCGGTTTCGATCCCCTCGGCAACGGCGCGCAGCCCCAGGGCGCCTGCCAGGGAAATGACGGCGCGGACGATGGCCTCCCGGCTCGGCTCGCCGGAAACGCCCGTGATAAAGGAACGGTCGATTTTGATCTTCTGTACCGGCAAACGGCGCAGGTAACTCAGGGACGAGTAGCCGGTGCCGAAATCGTCCACCGACAACTCTATCCCCATGGCCCGGAGTCCGTCGAGGCACGACAGGGTTCGATCGCTCTTCATGATGGCCGATTCGGTCACTTCCATCTCCAGGCGGCTTGAGGAGAGACCTGTCTCCGCCAGCACCCGGGAGACCACCTCCACGATATCCCCCCGCTCCAGTTGCTTCACGGAAAGGTTCACCGCCACGCTCGGCAGGCGGAACCCCTGGGAGTCCCACTCCACAACCTGCCGGCAGACGGTGCGCAGGACCCATTCGCCCAGGATGGAGATGAAACCGATATCCTCGGCGATGGGAATGAACCGCTTCGGCGACACCTTCCCCAACTCCGGGCTGTTCCAGCGCGCCAGGGCTTCCACCCCTGCCAGTTCCCCCGTTGCCAGGTCCACCTTGGGCTGGTAATGCACCTCCAGCTCACCCCGGTCAATGGAGCGGCGCAGCAGCGCCTCCAGCCGCACCCGCTCCCGGGCATACTCGCTCATCTCCGGCGCATAGAAGTGATAGTCGTTTCGTCCGTGGGTCTTGGCATAGTACATGGCCGTATCGGCGTTCTTCACCAGGGTTGTCACATCCTCGCCGTCGCCGGGGAAAAAACTTACCCCAATACTCGCTGAAACGTGAATTTCGTACCCGGAAACAGTTATGGCCCGGCTGAGGAGGGCAAGTATTTTCTCCGCCACGGCCCCTGCATAACGGGGCACTTCCACGTCGTCCAGAAGGAGGATGAACTCGTCGCCCCCGATCCGGGCCAGGGTGTCGGACTTGCGCACGTGGTCACCGAGGTAACCGGCAACCTTTTTCAGCAATTCGTCCCCCAGATCGTGACCCAGGGTATCGTTCACGTTCTTGAAATGATCCAGGTCCACAAAGAGAACCGCCAGTTGGCGGCCGTTGCGACGTGCCCGCGCGATTCCCTGATTCAGGCGGTCGTTGAACAGGAGCCGGTTGGGAAGATTCGTGAGAAGGTCATGGTGGGCCAGGAAATCGAGCCGTTCCTGGGAACGCTTGATATCGCTGATGTCGCTGAAGACCCCCACGTAATGCCTGACCTCGCCGGCTTGCCCCCTCACGACTCCGATGGTGAGCCGTTCAGGATAGATCTCGCCCCCCTTGCGCTTGTTCCAGATCTCCCCGATCCATTTACCGCTTTCCTCGAGGGATTTCCACATCCCGGCGTAAAAATCGGCTTCGTGCCGGCCCGACTTGAGCACCTGGGGGGTGAGCCCCAGAATCTCCTCCTCCCGGTAGCCGGTAACCTGGGTAAAGGCCCGGTTGACTGCGAGAATGTTGGTTTCGACATCGGTGATTATGATCCCCTCCACCGTATTGTCGAACACCTCGGCCGACAGGCGCAGCTTCTCCTCGGCCAGTTCCCGCTCGGCAATCTCCTCCTGCAACGCCCGGGTCCTCTCGACAACCCGCTGATCCAGGAGCTGGTTATCCTCCTCGATGCGGGCGAGGGAGCGCTGCAATTCCTTCCCCTGTTCCCTGATGATGAGGTCGGCCCGGCGGACAATGCCGAAGAGCAGTCCGTAGAGTATGGTCAGGACCCCTGCCACCGTTCCGACAATCCGCCACTGGGTCTGCTTCACCTGGGTAAGGAACGGGGTAACATCGGAATAGACCTCCACAACCCCCTCGATGCGGGTACTTCCCGGAGGGATAAAGGGGATATAGCTGGAAAGCACGTCCCGGGACTCAATCACGCCGTCAAAGGCGCTGAACTGGTTGCGGTGGGTGAGCTCGCTGGCCAGCAGCCCCTTGGCGGCGGCATGAATGCCCGGGTTGGTGCTCTTGTCCTCGCCGATCTGCTTCGCCTCGGTGGAAAAGACGGTTAGCCCCTGCAGAGTGTAGATCTTCACCTTGGCCACATCGGAATCACGCATGAGGTCCACCACCTCGCGACGAAGGGCCGCAACCTCGGGACCGGAAGGATCGGGGCTGCGCCCGCCGCTGCCCGCTTCCAGCAGTGGCGTGAACCGGGGCCACAACGCGTTGCCGAACACGTTGGTCAGTGCGGCGTTGCGGTCTTCGGCCATCCCCATGAGCGACTGGACCGAAAGGTGGCGGTAGACCATGCCGAGTACGGCGGCTGCAATTACGATGCAGACAAGGCTGGCGATGGAGTAGTGGCGTGTGAGGTTGAACATGCAGGGATATCCCGACAAGATTAAAATAGTATAACTATTCAAGATTACTGGAAGTCAGCTCTTTTTCTTATCGGCATGGATGGGGGGAAACTTGAATTGGCGATGAGTGTGCCGATCAATCGGGTAATGAACCGTATTAATGCATCAAAAACTAACCGATTGTTACCACATTAAATTCATTTCAAGCGGCAGGTCCGTGAAGCGCGAGCCTGGTCGAGGGGGATATCGTTCATCGTGACTCACCCAAAACTATTGAATGGCTACCGGCGCACATCTCCCTAAACGGCATCACTTCCACTCCCTCCGCCAGAGGATAGCGTTTCGTCCCCGGATAAACTACCGTCAACCGTTCGAGCTTGAGGTCCTCCATTGCAATCCGCATGGATGGGGTGAGTCGCGGGGCGTCCATCCTTTTGATCTCGACACCGATGCGG
The nucleotide sequence above comes from Geobacter benzoatilyticus. Encoded proteins:
- the hypB gene encoding hydrogenase nickel incorporation protein HypB codes for the protein MCTTCGCEPKPHDHHHHGHQHTHQHDHHHGEAKEVRRIAVETDILGRNNRFAADNRALFAARGIFVLNLVSSPGSGKTTTLERTLKDLGGRYRCAVIEGDQQTDNDARRIAATGAPVKQINTGAGCHLDAHMVAHAVEEFDLDNLDLLLVENVGNLVCPASFDLGEHHKVVVLSVTEGEDKPLKYPNMFHAADVMLLNKVDLIPYVDFDVEKCKEMARRVSPNITIFEISSRTGQGMDAWYAWLATQIAAVRG
- a CDS encoding tRNA-dihydrouridine synthase — its product is MRKVFDETKISHLPLRNRLVRSATWEGMCREDGHPTEKLAAYYGTLARGGVGLIITGYAFVRPDGKQLPGQLGAHEDSFAPEARLLTEAVHREGGKICLQLVHCGGQTTTRAAGSQPVAPSAVKIDQYPEIPRELPEAEIAELVASFAASAIRAREWGFDAVQLHAAHGYLINQFLSPLTNRRNDSYGGTLENRSRFLLEICRAVRAAVGKDFPLMVKLNGSDNLHGGLDLEEAVLVARMLDEEGIDSIEVSGGTPASGGQTPVRQGIETREQEAYNLPLAYRIKQVVTCPVMVVGGFRTLELVEGVIRRDEADFVSISRPLIREPNLPRRWEEGDESRARCISCNGCFKPGMKDGGIYCVVDKVERESREFSL
- a CDS encoding AEC family transporter, which translates into the protein MANIALLVVCFLAGMVLRRTGRFPENTPAALNGFIIHVSLPAVALLHIHNLRLDLSLLYTVSMAWLLFGAGFLFFRTAGRLASLPRETVGALMLVGGLGNTSFVGLPMIEAYYGKEFLGIGLIADQLGSFLVLSTLGILTATIYSSGDVSGRQIARKILYFPPFQALVLALLLKPVPFHPIAVTVLQKVGDTLTPLALASVGFQLQLSHMRGELKPLSLGLLYKLALGPALITLLFVGVMGGSGTVMQVTLFEAAMAPMISAGIIAVDHRLNPPLVALMVGIGIPLSFLTLPVWWWLLRGV
- the pyk gene encoding pyruvate kinase, with translation MDKSARKTKIIATLGPVSSSPEMMGKLMEAGADLFRLNFSHGTNDQRRETIAVIRRLSAAKGKEIGILADLQGPKIRTGRMEDGSIPLQKGDILDITTDEVKGTSSLISTIYKALPTDVKPGSRILMDDGLIELRVQSIEGNRVRCIVVEGGTLKDLKGINLPGVHVSAPSLSEKDLRDLDFCLAEGVDYIALSFVRTAADVEDLKRILFERGVHIPVVAKIEKPEALRNFKSILKAADAVMVARGDLGVEISAEKVPLFQKKIIRACNEAGKPVITATQMLESMINHPRPTRAETSDVANAILDGTDAVMLSGETASGQFPLEAVRTMVKVALDVERYAQMEDAPRLRRHGAAIAEAVAEAACRAAVTVNARAIAVMTQSGSTAALISKFRPPLPIIAFTQSLETRRRLSLYWGVKPFAIGPMTGTDEQISAVESTLLSGGYRKGDIIVVTMGVPVEARGSTNLMKVHKLGTGKFFEIF
- a CDS encoding cytochrome C — translated: MRTVPLLLVAISACMTTGCTMLMSWKSIPPPGGCDQCHSVPISTNWQVAYKAPILTDERERPYFQTEGYTMPRPDKPASSLDIRKVEELPCFECHKSPTPAHKGRIGKFHH
- the hypF gene encoding carbamoyltransferase HypF; translation: MIDAKRMRITIEGIVQGVGFRPFLFRLAERNGITGWVKNTTAGVVAEAEGDASLLAAFVAAIEGGAPPLAVIASLATEDIPPAGDAAFTILGSEGSAGTVRVAPDGDVCPDCLRELFDPADRRYRYPFITCTNCGPRYSLITAAPYDRPNTTMASFPLCDACRAEYEDPGDRRFHAQPVACPDCGPRLRLVDSGDRELAGDPVETAAALLAQGKIVAVKGIGGYHLAVDALNDAAVRELRRRKCRDEKPFAVIAPDLEAVRSFAIPDAVEERLLAGPEHPIVLLRKRPGNGISPLVAPAGGYFGTMLPYTPLHHLLLRGRFTALVMTSGNLSDEPIAYRDAEARERLAAIADCFLVHDREIHTRTDDSVIRVFRGNPLFLRRSRGYVPREVRLPVELPAVLAVGAELKGTICLARGDRAVMSQHIGDLKNAATLASLAETTAHLQGLLEITPAIVAHDLHPDYLSTSFAEGLGGGLRRVPVQHHHAHVASCMAENGLDGQVIGVIFDGTGYGTDGTIWGGEFLVGGYGGYRRAGHLRQVPLPGGDAAVKEPFRMALSYLYDAFGAGLFDLPLPWLGDIGEPERLLYLRMLERRINSPLTSSCGRLFDAVAALTGVRGKVSYEGQAAMELEALAEQSDTAAVYPYILVRRDETVEIDFRLMIRALAEDVTAGRPKAEMARACHSTIAAAVADVCSHIRSRCGLNRVVLSGGVFQNKLLTEGVCQSLLEKDFLVHTHRLLPPNDGGLALGQAVVAGYAPRKGE